Within the Spirochaetaceae bacterium genome, the region CTTTAGAGGTTTTTTTGTTTAAGATAATCTAAACTATAGTTTAAAGCCTGTAAAATGGCATTGCCGCCCTCTTTGGCAAAGCCGGCAGCCAGCGGGTTAAGTGTATTTATTATCTGTAAATCATCATCGGTATAATGCTCAAAGTTATAGTGCCATTTGGTAGCCAAATTTTCAAGCCTCACCTTATAGTTATGTAAAAATTCAGCAGCATTGATATTACTATTATACCAAACTTGCTTAGAAAGCCCCTCATTTTTTAGCAATTTAAATTGCTCTTGATATGATTTAAATAATTTTGACTGATACAAATAATCATCGCCGTTTACTATTTTTTTAATATCTTTATCTTGCCATAATAAATCCCAATTTTGCCGGTACACCGTCTTAAGACGATTAGCCTCACTGTAAAAATTTATACAAAAACAAGAGTTTTTAGCATAAATTTGACCATTAGGATAAGCAAAATCCAGTCCTACGCTCATAACTTGTTCCGCTCCTAAAGCATAGGCCAAAGCTAAGGCCGTGTACCCAATGTTGTCGCCCATAGTATCTAAGGTGGAAAGGCCGCTCAACCGGCTTAACGGGTGGTTGCCGGCAAAAAAAGTAGTTTTAAAGCCGCGCATCACGGCAGGTGCGCTAACTAAATCGGCTAAAACTTTAAAGTTATAATTGCTATAACCTACAAAACAGCCGGCAACATTACTTTGTGGATTAGTAGTTAAAACTATATCTGGTATAATATTATAAGCCATCAAAGTAGTTAAAGCCGTATCGCAGGCTATTAACAAGCCGCCTTTTTCCTTAACTTCTTTAAGTTTAAGTATCCCGCCATTTAATGAGGGGCCGGCCCCGATAATGGCCACCAACGGCCATTTCTCTATTATTAAAGGTTCATTTTTAAAATTAATTAAATTATGAACAATATTTTTAAACCATAGCTTACCAAAATAACCTTGCGCCGCAATATCTTCTTTAAGTTCTTTTATATATTTAGCTAAAAGTATATTAAAATTTATATAAAAGTTTTTATTATACTCAATAATATTACTTAAACTAAACACCAGCATAGTACCATCACGCAACGGCTGATAAAACTGCTTAAGTTTAGCTATAGCTAAGGCGCTGTCTTCTTCATAGATAAAATGTAATTTAGGATTTACCAAAAGTTTAGTTAAATTTACTTGGCTAAAAACAGCTTTTTGCAAAGCAAAAGCGTTATCCAACACAATAATTTTGCGAATAGCTGCGGCCTCTAAAAAAGGCTCAATTTGGTAACCCGCTCCAAACCCTAAAAAAAGCACCGTGCCGTTATTATTATGCAATGCATGTTTGAGGGCTTGCTCCCCTTCTTTTTGCGGGCTATCGGCGCTGTACCACAAATTTTGCCCAAAGGCCGGAATAACCTCGCCCTGACTGCCTTTAACAAAATTGATGGCGGTAAATTCTTCGGCCGTTATTATCTTATCGGCCAAATTAGGATGATACTCTTTAAGCAGGCGATAATTTTCGGTCATCGCCTTATTATACCGTATTTTGGCTCCAATGCCAAATAGTTTTGGCTAAATTTCCTTTAAAAGATTTATTTTCCTTAAAGTTAGGCAACCAATCACCCAGCACTAAATCTTGAAAAAATCCTTCGTTAATATCATATTTTTGCAATAATTTAATTAACTTTTGTTCTTCATTTTTATTTAAACACCTATTCGGAATAAGCCTGCCCTCGCCGGGTATCACCACCGGCGTATATTGGGTTAGCAAAGACAGTAAAATTTTATCTTTAAAATATTTAGCAAAGTAAGCTATTACCTCTTCGGTTTCCTCCAATTTAGCGGGTAAAGCTAAATGGCGCAAAATTACCCCTTGCTTAAGCAGGCCGTTTTCATAAATTAATGGAAAGTTAGCGGCTAAATAATGCAAACTCTCTAAAGCTTTAGCCACATAATCATCTTTATACAAAGTCTTTGCCGTTAAAGTATTTAAAGTTTTTAAATCTGGTAAATAAATTTTAACTTCATCGGCCAAAAGTTTAAGGCTGCTCACTTCCTCGTAGCCGCCGCTATTCCACACAATAGGCAAAATTAAGCCTTGCCCACGTGCCTCTTTAATGGCTGTGATAATAGAAGGAAGATACGGAGTAGCCGATACCAAATTGATATTATCGGCCTCAAGTTGTTGCATAGTAAGCATTAAATCAACTAATTGATTAACATCAATCTTTTTACCCATACCAAAATGCGAAATTTGATAGTTTTGGCAAAAAGGGCAATTAAGTTGGCAATTAG harbors:
- a CDS encoding DUF115 domain-containing protein: MTENYRLLKEYHPNLADKIITAEEFTAINFVKGSQGEVIPAFGQNLWYSADSPQKEGEQALKHALHNNNGTVLFLGFGAGYQIEPFLEAAAIRKIIVLDNAFALQKAVFSQVNLTKLLVNPKLHFIYEEDSALAIAKLKQFYQPLRDGTMLVFSLSNIIEYNKNFYINFNILLAKYIKELKEDIAAQGYFGKLWFKNIVHNLINFKNEPLIIEKWPLVAIIGAGPSLNGGILKLKEVKEKGGLLIACDTALTTLMAYNIIPDIVLTTNPQSNVAGCFVGYSNYNFKVLADLVSAPAVMRGFKTTFFAGNHPLSRLSGLSTLDTMGDNIGYTALALAYALGAEQVMSVGLDFAYPNGQIYAKNSCFCINFYSEANRLKTVYRQNWDLLWQDKDIKKIVNGDDYLYQSKLFKSYQEQFKLLKNEGLSKQVWYNSNINAAEFLHNYKVRLENLATKWHYNFEHYTDDDLQIINTLNPLAAGFAKEGGNAILQALNYSLDYLKQKNL
- a CDS encoding radical SAM protein, with amino-acid sequence MTNLYRSCRLCPHRCGVNRNVTAGLCGATDEMVLATAALHFGEEPPLTPTGGSGAFFFANCQLNCPFCQNYQISHFGMGKKIDVNQLVDLMLTMQQLEADNINLVSATPYLPSIITAIKEARGQGLILPIVWNSGGYEEVSSLKLLADEVKIYLPDLKTLNTLTAKTLYKDDYVAKALESLHYLAANFPLIYENGLLKQGVILRHLALPAKLEETEEVIAYFAKYFKDKILLSLLTQYTPVVIPGEGRLIPNRCLNKNEEQKLIKLLQKYDINEGFFQDLVLGDWLPNFKENKSFKGNLAKTIWHWSQNTV